In the genome of Polaribacter atrinae, one region contains:
- a CDS encoding IS110 family transposase, protein MKNYQEVVGIDVSKKTIDAYCYHAQVHKEFKNDLTGYKSLIKWVLKATKDSAVFYCFENTGYYSLKLALYLHSKKVIYVEESPLKIKRSSGIVKEKTDKLDAQVIARYGWLYREELTASTVKSSAHLELGRLLALRDQLVRNNAGLKGTLKEMKVLLTSSTTDLGCISLKRSIDYLTKQVKAIKNRIEEIIFDDISMSKNYELLRSMRGIGLVVACQLIYHTGNFTRFKSWRAFSSYCGTAPFEHRSGTSIHRRKQCHYLGDRKMKSLLSMASVSAIQHDSELKLYYQKKIAEGKDKMLAINNVRNKLLARAFAVVKRGTPYVVLKNYAA, encoded by the coding sequence ATGAAAAATTACCAAGAAGTAGTAGGAATTGATGTATCAAAAAAGACGATTGATGCTTATTGTTATCATGCCCAAGTACACAAAGAGTTTAAGAACGATTTAACTGGTTACAAAAGCCTTATAAAATGGGTTTTAAAAGCAACAAAAGATAGTGCTGTTTTTTATTGTTTTGAGAATACCGGTTATTATTCCTTAAAGTTGGCACTTTATTTACACAGTAAAAAAGTTATTTATGTAGAGGAGAGTCCGTTAAAAATTAAACGTTCATCTGGCATTGTAAAAGAAAAAACTGATAAGTTAGATGCTCAGGTAATTGCTAGGTATGGTTGGCTTTACCGGGAAGAATTAACTGCAAGTACTGTTAAAAGTAGTGCTCATTTAGAGTTGGGTAGATTGTTAGCTTTAAGAGATCAGTTGGTTCGAAATAATGCAGGCTTAAAAGGTACTTTAAAAGAGATGAAAGTACTTTTAACAAGCTCTACAACCGATTTAGGCTGTATCAGTTTAAAACGAAGTATTGACTATCTCACAAAGCAAGTCAAGGCAATAAAAAATAGAATTGAAGAAATAATTTTTGATGATATTTCTATGAGTAAAAACTACGAATTACTTAGAAGCATGAGAGGAATTGGTCTTGTTGTTGCTTGTCAACTTATTTATCATACAGGCAATTTTACAAGGTTTAAAAGTTGGCGAGCATTCTCTAGCTATTGTGGAACCGCACCTTTTGAACATCGCTCTGGAACCAGTATTCATAGACGAAAACAGTGTCATTATTTAGGCGATAGAAAGATGAAAAGTTTATTGAGTATGGCAAGTGTTTCTGCAATACAACATGATAGTGAATTAAAGTTATATTATCAAAAAAAAATAGCAGAAGGAAAAGATAAAATGTTAGCGATAAATAATGTGAGAAATAAACTGTTAGCAAGAGCATTTGCAGTTGTTAAGAGAGGAACACCTTATGTTGTTCTTAAAAATTATGCTGCTTAA
- a CDS encoding WG repeat-containing protein, with protein MKAYLTIIIVFFSLSTFSQETKCECYSKSGVKEKTGIGGWTSIIGTNSEGEQLQYHFYAAYFPPQELCIPRDNFWWQDVNAAILKAIKSHPIYKSSQIALATDDPDATPKATNIAGQAFITQEKVYEIERLPGTIVSVDAYIQEHFASKLSLCGDINNKIDFNSPKEKNEEKALNNQGSYDTPVSKNNQSKNAQDFIGSQNEQFAKQQALNQQLANDLTQTFNQISNSWAEERDFQSKISSLTNIKSVNASSIVNEARSKAQQINNEYATRKQDALNQGVSATQNLVNSAQNEEQAIAGGILGAGLTALSQSNLEKERKKAQEKLENEKQQILNKLSQKIIDKFEPIKIQHKQAAIYALKKENEDYHLAQYEYAKCMTENAFKIVVDDYSCEKPQNSKPATKTKKPISGQDYFNAYKRKQKNSFELVRDKAPYFLELAIDAEPNKAEWLYEKTLVQGLDIYERASILKRVVAIDKSGQYKNDFDDVLKTIAELKLKEQQIINITLSKHKDYNWTEHDNLMRVYIDYQYEFAKPRHIVINKNGTKVLDFGNKYDFNNDNFRESEISKQYNNGRLRFRQSLNGTNLYGFLNTKGEIQTTPTYLNATHFSEGLSAVQDYTNQKWGFIDEFGKIVIDFKYAEAKAFSQGLAFVKKIKREKEGKYINPVTRQEVKVYVTEAVYINNKEDIIIEGSFDTGESFKNGYARVTRYTRNDSFMGGGNDKTYYIDKEGNEASEEESNLVDAFNSNNGYSTIKDGNYYAIVDSNGKITSKLKFHNKPIFNEGIAVVSTSTAWRAVFGTYTKYGYIDYTGKTIAKIKYTKAQPFENGKALVELNDEVFYIDKNGSRIIEDKDSNTEIEELSNIESVEDLEKILKEKYDEVTQSGNGFRIKKDERYGFINNDGKTTIPVDYKTLGLFYNGLAVFNDKSNGTFKKYGYINENGEIIVSEKYQECGNFSEGIAVVAKVSVLGRKVGYIDTNGNKITPLKYYTGTPFENGKAQVNDGNYFKPNIYYIDKEGNKISN; from the coding sequence ATGAAAGCATATTTAACAATCATTATTGTCTTTTTTTCATTATCCACTTTTTCACAAGAAACTAAGTGTGAATGTTATTCAAAATCTGGAGTAAAAGAGAAAACTGGCATTGGAGGTTGGACTTCAATTATTGGAACTAATAGCGAAGGAGAACAATTACAATATCATTTTTATGCTGCATATTTTCCTCCTCAAGAATTGTGTATACCTAGAGATAATTTTTGGTGGCAAGATGTAAATGCTGCCATACTAAAAGCAATAAAATCACATCCAATTTATAAAAGCTCTCAAATTGCGCTTGCTACAGATGACCCAGATGCTACACCTAAGGCTACTAATATTGCAGGACAAGCTTTTATAACACAAGAAAAAGTGTATGAAATTGAGAGATTACCTGGAACAATTGTTTCAGTAGATGCATATATACAAGAACATTTTGCAAGTAAATTAAGTTTGTGTGGTGATATAAATAATAAAATCGATTTTAACTCACCTAAAGAAAAAAATGAGGAAAAAGCTTTAAACAATCAAGGGAGTTATGACACACCTGTATCTAAGAATAATCAGTCTAAAAATGCCCAAGATTTTATAGGCAGTCAAAACGAACAATTTGCAAAGCAGCAAGCTCTAAATCAACAATTAGCAAATGATTTAACTCAAACCTTTAATCAAATTTCAAATAGTTGGGCTGAAGAACGAGATTTTCAGTCAAAAATTTCATCTCTTACTAATATCAAAAGTGTAAATGCATCTTCAATTGTAAATGAAGCTAGAAGTAAGGCTCAGCAAATAAATAATGAATACGCTACAAGAAAACAAGATGCCTTAAACCAAGGTGTTTCAGCTACTCAAAACCTCGTAAACTCTGCTCAAAATGAAGAACAAGCCATAGCTGGAGGAATACTCGGTGCAGGTTTAACAGCCTTATCTCAATCAAATTTAGAAAAAGAAAGAAAAAAAGCTCAAGAAAAACTTGAAAACGAAAAACAACAAATTTTAAACAAATTATCACAAAAGATTATCGACAAATTTGAGCCCATAAAAATCCAACACAAACAAGCTGCTATTTATGCTCTAAAGAAAGAAAATGAAGATTATCATTTAGCCCAATACGAATATGCAAAATGTATGACTGAAAATGCTTTTAAAATAGTTGTAGATGATTATTCTTGTGAGAAACCCCAAAATTCTAAACCTGCTACAAAAACCAAGAAGCCAATAAGTGGCCAAGATTATTTTAATGCCTACAAAAGAAAACAAAAAAATTCGTTTGAATTAGTAAGAGATAAAGCACCTTATTTTCTTGAATTAGCTATAGATGCGGAACCGAATAAAGCAGAATGGCTTTATGAAAAAACTTTAGTACAAGGTTTAGATATCTATGAAAGAGCAAGTATTTTAAAAAGAGTAGTTGCCATCGATAAAAGTGGTCAATATAAAAATGATTTTGATGATGTTTTAAAAACAATAGCTGAGCTTAAACTAAAAGAACAGCAAATTATCAATATTACACTTTCTAAACATAAAGATTATAACTGGACAGAGCACGATAATTTAATGCGTGTTTATATTGATTATCAATACGAATTTGCTAAACCTCGACATATAGTAATTAATAAAAACGGCACAAAAGTTCTTGATTTTGGCAATAAATATGATTTCAATAATGATAATTTTAGAGAGAGTGAAATCTCAAAACAATATAATAATGGCCGTTTAAGGTTTAGGCAGAGTCTAAATGGTACAAATCTTTATGGTTTTTTAAATACAAAAGGGGAAATCCAGACTACACCTACTTATTTAAATGCAACTCATTTCTCTGAAGGTTTGTCCGCAGTTCAAGACTATACAAATCAGAAATGGGGCTTTATTGATGAATTTGGAAAAATAGTCATTGATTTTAAATATGCTGAAGCAAAAGCATTTTCTCAAGGTTTAGCTTTTGTAAAAAAAATAAAAAGAGAGAAAGAAGGAAAGTACATTAATCCAGTAACTCGACAAGAAGTTAAAGTATATGTAACTGAGGCTGTCTATATTAATAATAAAGAGGACATTATTATTGAAGGAAGTTTCGATACCGGTGAATCTTTTAAAAATGGTTATGCAAGAGTCACAAGATATACTAGAAATGATTCTTTTATGGGTGGTGGCAACGATAAAACTTATTATATTGATAAAGAAGGCAATGAGGCTAGTGAAGAAGAATCCAACTTAGTGGATGCTTTTAACTCCAATAATGGTTACTCTACAATAAAGGACGGTAATTATTACGCTATTGTAGATAGCAACGGAAAAATTACATCCAAACTAAAATTTCATAACAAACCTATATTTAATGAAGGTATTGCTGTTGTAAGTACAAGTACTGCTTGGAGAGCTGTATTTGGTACATATACTAAATATGGTTATATCGACTATACGGGAAAAACAATTGCGAAAATAAAATATACTAAAGCACAACCTTTTGAAAATGGAAAGGCACTTGTGGAGCTAAATGATGAGGTATTTTATATAGACAAAAATGGTTCAAGAATAATTGAAGATAAAGATTCAAACACAGAAATTGAGGAGTTAAGCAATATTGAATCCGTAGAAGATTTAGAGAAAATTCTTAAGGAAAAATATGACGAAGTAACACAGTCTGGTAACGGATTTAGAATTAAAAAAGACGAAAGGTACGGCTTTATAAATAATGATGGTAAAACAACTATTCCTGTAGACTACAAAACCTTAGGTCTTTTCTATAATGGTTTAGCGGTTTTTAATGATAAAAGCAATGGAACATTTAAAAAATATGGATATATAAACGAAAACGGTGAAATAATAGTAAGTGAAAAATATCAAGAATGCGGTAATTTTTCTGAAGGTATTGCAGTTGTAGCTAAGGTTAGTGTATTGGGCAGAAAAGTTGGTTATATTGATACAAATGGAAATAAAATAACCCCACTTAAATATTATACAGGTACTCCATTTGAAAATGGAAAAGCACAGGTCAATGATGGAAATTACTTCAAACCTAATATTTATTACATTGATAAAGAAGGAAATAAAATCTCAAACTAA
- a CDS encoding IS110 family transposase yields MNKYKEIFGVDISKDVFDVYGSTSGHDQFKNDELGFKTFLKSLPKNSLVIMEATGYYHYRLAQFLYKQSIFVSVVNPLSVKRFIQMKLSKVKTDKSDAKAICEYGTINEVPLYTALTNVQSECLQLFRLLDSNIKKRTAVKNKIHGEEVLGIPSKWVYGSLKRTKKHLDKEILGIETKVLSLVKQDQQAQLTLLTSIPGIGLKTALFLIVITDGFKKFETASQLCSYVGITPTIRVSGSNVRGRSRISKVGNRKLRNLLFLCAFTACKHNKGCREIYERIVNKGKSKKLALIAVSNKLIKQSFAIAKSGLPYDETYVSVLSK; encoded by the coding sequence ATGAATAAATATAAGGAAATTTTTGGAGTTGACATCAGTAAAGACGTTTTTGATGTTTATGGAAGTACAAGTGGTCATGATCAATTTAAAAATGATGAATTAGGTTTTAAAACCTTCTTAAAAAGTTTACCTAAAAACTCACTAGTAATTATGGAAGCAACAGGTTATTACCATTATAGATTAGCTCAGTTTTTATACAAGCAAAGCATTTTTGTATCGGTTGTAAATCCTTTATCAGTCAAGCGATTTATCCAAATGAAATTATCTAAAGTAAAGACGGATAAAAGTGATGCGAAGGCTATTTGTGAATATGGAACCATTAATGAAGTTCCATTGTATACGGCTCTTACCAATGTTCAGAGTGAGTGTTTACAGTTGTTTAGATTATTAGATAGTAATATTAAAAAACGTACAGCGGTTAAGAATAAAATTCACGGAGAAGAAGTTTTAGGGATTCCTTCTAAATGGGTTTATGGTTCATTAAAACGGACTAAAAAACATTTAGATAAAGAGATTTTAGGAATCGAAACGAAAGTACTTTCATTAGTAAAACAAGACCAGCAAGCACAATTAACATTACTAACTAGTATTCCAGGAATAGGTTTGAAAACGGCATTGTTTTTAATCGTAATTACTGATGGATTTAAGAAGTTTGAAACGGCTTCACAATTATGTAGTTATGTAGGGATCACTCCAACGATAAGAGTATCTGGAAGTAATGTACGGGGAAGAAGTAGAATAAGTAAGGTTGGAAATAGGAAGCTACGAAACCTTTTGTTTCTCTGTGCTTTTACAGCTTGCAAGCATAATAAAGGGTGTCGCGAGATTTATGAGCGAATTGTAAACAAGGGTAAGAGTAAGAAATTGGCTTTAATAGCGGTTTCAAATAAACTGATAAAACAGAGTTTTGCTATCGCAAAATCAGGTTTACCATATGACGAAACGTACGTTTCTGTTTTATCAAAATAA
- a CDS encoding IS3 family transposase has product MVKKVLKPSDKRVRVKYLVKEFTVPILRACKVVGLSRSMWYYQSKKNDSEVIDKLTELAESYPTRGFDEYYHKIRREGLKWNRKRVLRVYREMKLGLRRKHKKRLVKRVKQPLETPEELNVCWSMDFMSDALTDGRKLRVFNVIDDCNREALAIEAGLSYPARAVVETLECLKEEIGVPKYVRCDNGPEFISKTFMNWCKKNFIEIKYTQPGKPMQNGYIERFNRFFREDILDAYYFNDTHQLQKISDNWREDYNFNHPHKSLGNKSPKEYMPRFDEEFKFFIKSDLNNNYLSNFKVS; this is encoded by the coding sequence ATTGTCAAAAAAGTTCTAAAGCCTTCCGACAAGCGAGTTCGTGTCAAATATCTTGTTAAAGAGTTTACCGTACCTATTTTACGTGCCTGTAAGGTTGTAGGGTTAAGTAGGTCAATGTGGTACTATCAGAGCAAGAAAAACGATAGTGAAGTTATTGATAAACTAACAGAACTTGCGGAATCTTATCCCACCAGAGGTTTTGATGAGTATTACCACAAAATCCGTCGTGAAGGCTTAAAATGGAACAGAAAACGAGTGCTACGAGTATATCGTGAGATGAAGCTTGGTTTAAGACGTAAGCATAAAAAGCGTTTAGTTAAACGTGTAAAACAACCTTTAGAAACACCAGAAGAACTCAATGTGTGCTGGAGTATGGACTTTATGAGTGATGCCCTTACCGATGGCAGAAAGCTTAGAGTCTTTAATGTTATAGACGACTGCAATCGGGAAGCACTAGCTATTGAAGCAGGACTATCATATCCAGCAAGAGCTGTTGTAGAAACCCTTGAATGCCTAAAAGAGGAAATAGGAGTGCCTAAGTATGTAAGATGTGATAATGGTCCTGAGTTTATCTCAAAAACATTTATGAACTGGTGTAAAAAGAACTTTATAGAAATCAAATATACACAACCTGGAAAACCAATGCAAAACGGATACATAGAGCGTTTTAATCGTTTCTTTAGAGAAGATATACTAGATGCTTACTACTTTAATGACACACATCAGTTGCAAAAGATAAGCGATAACTGGCGGGAAGACTATAATTTTAACCATCCACATAAATCACTAGGAAACAAATCCCCTAAAGAATATATGCCCAGATTTGATGAAGAATTTAAATTCTTCATCAAATCTGACCTAAATAATAATTATTTATCGAACTTTAAGGTGTCCTAA
- a CDS encoding transposase — MRNSKFSESQIIKALKENQQGRSVGDISRELGIDKSTFYYWRKKYGGMEQQELKRLKELEAENNKLKQMYADVSLDNKMLKDILSKKF; from the coding sequence ATGAGAAACAGCAAATTTAGCGAGAGTCAAATCATCAAGGCTCTCAAGGAGAATCAACAAGGTAGATCCGTAGGCGATATATCAAGAGAATTAGGTATCGACAAGAGTACGTTTTATTACTGGCGTAAGAAATACGGCGGTATGGAACAACAAGAGCTTAAGCGTCTCAAAGAGCTTGAAGCAGAGAATAACAAGCTCAAGCAAATGTATGCTGATGTTAGTTTAGACAATAAAATGTTAAAAGATATATTGTCAAAAAAGTTCTAA
- a CDS encoding DUF6438 domain-containing protein has protein sequence MRYLISFLLFLMLVNCKKKDNEKHLESEFKKAEIISSKIDSLKSEKEVQTFVNQLQYPFYEQKISDDSIRIYRKFEEFELKKISEFKRDCRFDEDTLTKKVADSLKIRKSFYKSDFDNNGLTDLLIIGDGHNCIAMAGCDDGESISCDFSVYSLMNFGNDSINPIDLNFITKSLSLVPKIIETKNGSYIELYKPIDYKIENGELKKLKRTIPIVYKYGTFIEQNENNNKYDIENIEFIAQGCVAGCPEFTISIDKNKNGIFNAINYNWFDKDFSHDLEPNDINGEYKTQISNRHFKEIYGIINYLDFPNLDNIYSSGATHSSSVTLKITYDNGKVKTIKDDGLIGTYGLKRVYEMFYELRFNQNWK, from the coding sequence ATGAGATATTTAATAAGTTTTTTACTTTTTTTGATGTTAGTGAATTGCAAAAAAAAAGATAACGAAAAACACCTCGAATCTGAATTTAAAAAAGCAGAAATCATTTCTTCAAAAATTGACAGTTTAAAATCTGAAAAAGAAGTTCAAACTTTTGTCAATCAATTACAATATCCTTTTTATGAACAAAAAATATCCGATGATTCGATTAGAATTTATAGGAAATTTGAGGAATTTGAACTTAAAAAAATAAGTGAATTTAAAAGAGACTGTAGATTTGACGAGGATACTTTAACTAAAAAAGTTGCCGACTCTTTAAAAATAAGGAAAAGCTTTTATAAATCGGATTTTGACAACAATGGTTTAACTGATTTATTGATAATTGGAGATGGACATAATTGCATAGCAATGGCTGGATGTGATGATGGTGAATCTATTTCTTGTGATTTCAGTGTTTATTCACTTATGAATTTCGGAAATGATTCCATTAATCCTATCGATTTAAACTTTATCACCAAATCGTTATCATTAGTTCCTAAAATTATTGAAACTAAAAATGGCTCTTACATTGAATTGTATAAACCAATTGACTACAAAATTGAAAATGGAGAATTAAAAAAATTGAAAAGAACTATTCCGATAGTTTATAAATATGGAACTTTTATTGAGCAAAACGAAAATAATAATAAATACGATATTGAGAACATAGAATTTATTGCTCAAGGCTGTGTAGCTGGCTGTCCCGAATTTACTATTTCAATAGATAAAAATAAAAATGGGATATTCAATGCTATAAACTATAATTGGTTTGATAAAGACTTTTCACACGATTTAGAACCAAATGATATTAATGGAGAATATAAAACTCAAATTTCTAATAGACATTTTAAAGAAATCTATGGAATTATCAATTATTTAGACTTTCCTAATCTTGACAATATATATTCTTCTGGTGCAACTCATTCGAGTTCTGTTACTTTAAAAATCACATATGACAATGGAAAAGTAAAGACTATAAAAGACGATGGACTAATTGGAACTTATGGACTTAAAAGAGTTTATGAAATGTTTTACGAATTAAGATTTAATCAAAATTGGAAATAA
- a CDS encoding O-methyltransferase, translating into MNDLNILDKPKIHSEIENKSKEIGFTMPSDLHIGTFLKTLITSKPKSTLLELGTGIGLSLSWMIDGMDSESRLISIDNDPKLIEIAKNYFGQDKRVEIICADGTEWIKNHNEDKFDLVFADAWPGKYSEIEEILDMIKVGGLYIIDDMLAQPNWPDGHQENVDKLIEYLENRKDFNLTKMNWSTGIIIATKKY; encoded by the coding sequence ATGAACGATTTAAATATTCTTGACAAACCAAAAATTCATTCAGAAATTGAGAATAAATCTAAAGAAATAGGATTTACAATGCCTTCTGACTTACACATCGGAACATTTCTAAAAACACTTATAACATCTAAACCTAAATCAACTTTATTGGAATTAGGAACTGGAATTGGATTATCACTCTCTTGGATGATAGACGGAATGGACTCTGAATCTAGATTAATTAGTATTGACAATGACCCTAAATTGATTGAGATAGCTAAAAATTATTTCGGACAAGATAAACGAGTGGAAATAATATGTGCAGACGGAACTGAATGGATAAAAAATCACAATGAAGATAAATTCGATTTAGTTTTTGCAGACGCTTGGCCTGGAAAATATAGTGAGATTGAGGAAATTCTTGATATGATAAAAGTTGGTGGATTATATATAATTGACGATATGTTAGCTCAACCAAATTGGCCAGATGGACATCAAGAAAATGTTGACAAATTAATTGAATATTTAGAAAACAGAAAAGATTTCAATTTGACAAAAATGAATTGGTCAACTGGAATTATAATTGCAACAAAAAAGTACTAA
- a CDS encoding erythromycin esterase family protein has product MRKALLLSILFFSNQIIFSQIEKDIYELNSINNLLTDEVKIVIEHNVSEKQTVFLGESVHYSGSDFLAKTEFVKYLVTEHGYKDIAFESDFFALLFDHNKHNLYSMWNKSNQCKELFDFLEKNKVTIWGFDNKLYSRYSYQNFTKKLSEILKKDEFELSTKFTKLIKLIIKNQYDSRKKLSQKEIDYLKAYITELQKNKLIKTNKIWNQILKSIESAIELYTIKDNYSDKNRIPIRDKQMAENLNFLVKNNPNKKFIVWLANGHMSKSKSTLLNGQTMGYQFRELNPNSSYHIAFGSIRLPERKEKDIIKAGKKSNNILSLLPSLERNYFLDAKKIISKNIELRNKFFNDMYIFNLPNDKTKLLNHFDTLVFIARGEEVKYEK; this is encoded by the coding sequence ATGAGAAAAGCACTTTTACTATCAATATTATTTTTTTCAAATCAAATTATCTTCTCTCAAATTGAAAAAGATATTTACGAATTGAATTCAATAAATAATTTATTAACTGATGAAGTTAAGATAGTCATTGAACATAATGTTAGTGAAAAACAAACAGTATTTCTTGGAGAATCTGTGCATTATAGTGGTTCTGATTTTCTTGCTAAAACTGAATTTGTAAAATATTTGGTAACTGAACACGGTTACAAAGACATTGCTTTCGAAAGTGATTTTTTCGCTCTATTATTTGACCACAATAAACATAACTTATATTCAATGTGGAATAAGTCAAATCAATGTAAAGAACTCTTCGATTTCCTTGAAAAAAATAAAGTGACAATTTGGGGATTTGACAATAAATTATATTCAAGGTATTCATATCAAAATTTCACGAAAAAACTATCTGAAATTCTTAAAAAAGACGAATTTGAATTAAGCACAAAATTTACTAAACTTATCAAATTAATTATAAAGAATCAGTATGATAGTAGAAAGAAATTATCACAAAAAGAAATTGATTATCTAAAAGCATATATTACAGAACTTCAAAAAAATAAATTAATTAAAACAAACAAAATTTGGAATCAAATTTTAAAAAGTATTGAAAGTGCTATTGAACTTTATACTATAAAAGACAATTATTCAGATAAGAATAGAATTCCAATAAGAGACAAACAAATGGCTGAAAATCTTAATTTTTTAGTCAAAAATAATCCAAATAAAAAATTTATTGTTTGGCTTGCAAATGGACATATGTCAAAATCTAAAAGTACGTTACTGAATGGTCAAACTATGGGATATCAATTTAGAGAACTAAATCCAAATAGTTCTTATCATATTGCTTTTGGTTCAATAAGATTACCTGAAAGAAAAGAAAAAGACATCATAAAAGCTGGAAAAAAAAGTAATAATATTTTGTCTCTTTTGCCTTCTCTTGAAAGGAATTATTTTCTAGATGCGAAAAAAATAATATCAAAAAATATAGAATTAAGAAATAAATTTTTTAATGATATGTATATTTTTAATTTACCAAATGACAAAACAAAATTACTGAATCACTTTGATACTCTTGTTTTCATAGCAAGAGGAGAAGAAGTTAAATATGAAAAATAA
- a CDS encoding ATP-dependent nuclease, with the protein MKINKVEISKFRSIEKGEFNLTNLNAIVGQNNSGKSGIMRALNSFFNPNLELRFYNDGTNLFSTSYSVPRIIISFSNISQNSIFINYLINDIVKIKQEYNKKRKKLDYSILDVNKKYKVLTDDELKSLHTEIQFVLIPSERGLINNLENETGVLRNLFDKFFLENYSQRDTLTPKVKKAFEYFKDKALKKVSKGIESKYLAKRGFEITIDSKYPLSYELFINDLAIKISEGDRFFKLEECGSGIQSLVAISVYKYLAELSHSNFIIGIEEPEINLHPQAQKELIYSLVEESNNNDIQIVFTTHSTVLIDQLEHSDIILIRKIDCVKRKFKSIIKQLSNTFWDDYNLDKLKYNKFHRFRNSDFFFANHILVTESPVDSEVIRNLLLKDRINIEKNGVSVLELGGITSLKYAFYLIKELALPKTFVVDKDFFLPYSNGKKSTSRDSNGFFKYKDTFKSTKLIPELLPIKAKRDLIEKYFFSNHTKSLQLTPDFDLICMNYNLEMDLLSTSNGKNLTYSYLNIDEENRNSNYLFENRDERIKDLDVLLNIINNSEKRNLPYSMRYIIKRFENLK; encoded by the coding sequence ATGAAAATAAATAAGGTCGAAATTTCAAAATTTCGTTCGATTGAAAAAGGAGAATTTAACTTAACTAATCTCAACGCGATTGTCGGTCAAAATAATTCTGGAAAATCAGGAATTATGAGAGCATTAAATTCTTTTTTCAATCCTAATTTAGAACTTAGATTTTACAATGATGGCACGAACTTATTTAGTACTTCTTATTCTGTTCCAAGAATTATCATTTCATTTTCTAATATTTCACAAAACTCAATCTTTATAAATTATTTGATAAATGATATAGTTAAAATTAAACAAGAGTATAATAAAAAAAGAAAAAAACTTGATTATTCAATTTTAGACGTAAATAAAAAATATAAGGTTTTAACAGACGATGAACTTAAATCTCTTCATACAGAAATTCAATTTGTACTAATCCCATCTGAAAGAGGATTAATCAATAACTTAGAGAATGAAACAGGAGTTTTAAGAAATCTTTTTGACAAATTTTTCCTTGAAAATTATTCACAAAGAGACACACTCACACCTAAAGTGAAAAAAGCGTTTGAATATTTTAAAGACAAAGCACTTAAAAAAGTATCAAAAGGAATTGAAAGCAAATATTTAGCAAAAAGGGGATTTGAAATAACGATTGACAGCAAATATCCTTTAAGTTATGAATTATTCATTAATGATTTAGCAATTAAAATAAGTGAAGGAGACAGGTTTTTTAAACTAGAAGAATGTGGGAGCGGAATACAAAGTTTGGTAGCGATTTCAGTATATAAATATCTAGCTGAATTAAGTCATTCTAATTTCATTATTGGAATCGAAGAACCTGAAATAAATCTTCATCCTCAAGCACAAAAAGAATTGATTTATTCTTTGGTTGAGGAAAGTAACAATAATGATATCCAAATTGTATTTACCACTCATTCAACCGTATTAATAGACCAATTAGAACACTCCGATATAATTTTAATAAGAAAAATAGATTGTGTAAAGAGAAAGTTCAAATCTATCATTAAACAGTTGAGCAATACCTTTTGGGATGACTACAATCTTGACAAGTTAAAATACAATAAGTTCCATAGATTTAGAAATTCAGACTTCTTTTTTGCAAATCACATTTTAGTTACAGAAAGTCCAGTCGATTCCGAAGTGATTAGAAATCTACTCTTAAAAGACAGAATTAACATTGAAAAAAATGGTGTATCTGTATTAGAACTTGGTGGAATTACATCCTTAAAGTATGCATTTTATTTAATCAAGGAATTAGCTTTACCTAAAACATTTGTAGTTGATAAAGATTTTTTCCTACCATATTCTAACGGTAAAAAAAGTACTAGTCGTGATAGTAATGGTTTCTTTAAGTACAAAGACACTTTTAAATCAACCAAATTAATTCCTGAATTGTTACCTATAAAAGCAAAAAGAGATTTAATAGAGAAATACTTTTTTTCTAACCATACAAAATCTTTACAATTAACACCTGATTTTGATTTAATATGTATGAATTATAATTTAGAAATGGACCTTTTATCAACATCTAATGGTAAAAATTTGACCTATAGTTATTTAAATATTGACGAGGAAAACAGAAATTCAAATTATTTATTTGAAAACAGAGATGAAAGAATTAAGGACTTAGATGTGTTACTCAATATTATAAATAATTCTGAAAAAAGGAATTTACCTTATTCAATGAGATATATTATAAAAAGATTTGAAAATTTAAAATAA